The Laspinema palackyanum D2c sequence TATTGAGGACGTAATTTTCAATATCTGCTCGCAAGGCACTGTAAGGTTCCGCCGGTTTACCCTGAATTTGCCGGGTGACTTTATCAGTTCCCTCCGTCACTTTGTTTTTGGCTTCCTGTAACTGAGACAGGATTTTTTCCACATCTAAATCGGACATATCCGTCCGTCCCATCAGCATCCCCAACGCGGTATTAAATGCCAGCATCATTCCCTGCTGCATCATCCCGGGTTGTTGTTGATTGCCTTTGTTCTGTTTGTTCTGACCTTGAGAGCCGATCGCATCAATCAGGCGGTCAATTTGGCTGCCTAGGCGATCGGAAATTAAATCCGCCGGTGAAGCGTCCTTAATATAATTTACCAATTCCCCCATCCAATCTTTCTGGGGTTGCAATTTTTGCTTGGTTTGATTCCAGGATGCTTCCAACTCATCCACAATGCGATTAATATCCCGCTTTGATAAATCCGTCCGTGAACTGACTAAACTCACCAAAGACTCCCGGTCCACATCCGGCAGGGTTCCTTGGGTCGCCAATTCATGAAGCTGGGGTTCATTTAGCAAATTTTCAAATTCTTGTCGGATCCCTTTTAGATCCAACTGTGCCGGTTTTAAAGCCTGAATGTAATCTTCTAAATTCTCGCGAATATCCTCGGGATCAAAAGCTTGACCCAGTTCGCGGCGCACTGCTGCCGCTGCCGCTTCCGCCGTCGCCACCACCTGATTAGAGGCCGCTTTTGCACCAAGGGCACTTGTAGCCGTTCCCAAAATCGACTGAAAGCCGGAAGTCGCCGCATTAACCACGGAACCGACTAACGAGCCCACAGTGGTCGAACTGACCCAAACCAAGATGGAAAAATAGGTGGCCCAAATGACCAGTCCCAGAATCGCACCTAACCCAACACTGACCATCAGGCTGAGTTTAACCGCCAGTAATGCCGCACAAAATAGAGCAATACTCACCGTGACCAAAGTCCAGACGCCTACTGCCGTCTCTACTTTCCGAATCGTACCCCCTAGGGTATCTCCCGAGTCAGAATGTGAGCTTGACGACCGGGAACTATTCCCCATGTAGGAGATACCGGCAGCAACCGAAAGATTTGTTAATAAAAGTTGAAAACCAAAGGCTAAAAGGACCCCGGACACTAAAGCCGCAAAAAATTGGGGTCCTGAAAATAAAACGGAAGACTGTTCTGGCGTCGGGACCAACGGTGCCACCGGCACTTGAGCCAGTCCGCCAAACTCTATCATCCTTTGTACAATTTGAAACATGGTAGCTACCTCGAACGTAGTAAATAAAATTGACTCCCACAATTCGATGAATGGGGGTGAGCCACTGAGGATGAAGTCTTTTTAAGTTTTTTTTTGACACCTCCTTTAGACAGCATTGTTCTATACCCCAGTAAAAACATCCCCCTGAAGGCGGATTTATCAAAAATACTTCTGATCACCTCATATTTCCGTTCCCACATTTGGGGCATCAAAATCACGGAAAAGATATCCGGTGGCCTGCAAACCGGGCTTTTTGGGGCCGATGGGTCTTGTTTTAGCAAAATGACAACAGCCCCGAGAGCGACTAACATACCTGCATGAGTGGCATTGTCAGGGTCTGTTGAGATTAAGATTAAGATACTTTGTATGAAGGGTCGGGGGAAACTTGACATCCGTTGCCATCTTCAGAGCGTTTGTAGAAACCCTTTGGGGCTGACTCTGACTTAAGAGCGTTTTTAATCTGCCAGACTCTGCTCCCACCAAACGCGCAACGGATCACTTTTGGGGGGCAAGTATCTTCCTTTGAACCGAATTGCATTGAGCGTTTCACGGAGTGCTGAGGCATCCAAAGCGGTTTTCTCAGACCAATGCTTGATGATTTGTAAAGTGGAGAACATCTGAAGGTGCGATGCTTCTCGCTTCATCAAGCCGATCGCCTTTTTGTCATCCGTGGCGATCGCCCACCCTCGGTGTAGGGCGATCGCGCAAGTTGCCGACTCCCCATCATCCAGAAGCGCCGCATAATTGACAAACAATTCCGCTTCTGCGTCGGACTCAAAATCCACAATGATCAGCAGACCCTGGGTAATCGCTTGCTCAAACTGGATTGCAGCTTCGTTCTCCACATCTTCAAGGATCTGGAGTGTTTTCAACTCCTCCTCTTTCACCACCTGGGTAACGACAACTTGACCGGGAATAGAGCGCAAAATTGCCAGCAAATGGCCAGAAGCAGCTAAGTTGATCAGGCAGCAAGCATCAAGAATAACGTGGGAGTGAGAAATCGTCATTATTTAACCTCACTCCCCCTTAGTCTTGTAGCGGGCGGAGATCGACATGAGTCGATTCGTCCACCATACCGCTGGAATAGTTCCGCAACAGTTCAGAAATCCGCCGTGCCTCTAGGCGATCGACGTCAAGGAACTCGGCAAAGCGTCCTTCCGTAATCAGACCCTGATCTAATGCTTCGATCGCCAGGTGTTGATAGTGAATGGGGGCCATATCACTCCGTTGGGGAATTTGCTCTAAACCCAGTTCTTGTTGTACCTTTCTAACTTTCAATCCGCGATCTCGTAATCGCTCCCAAGTTCCAGAACGTAGAAGTTCCATTTCCTCCAACCGATAAGCAAGTGCTTCTACAGACACACCGTAATAATGAGCCAAAGTAAATAAATTAGCTGGCGTAAACTTTTCATTTTCATTGACGCGGCACATATCATTAAACCGCTTAAGCAAACCGCTCGTCGGCATTAAGAAATATTTGGGAAAGGCTTCAGCGAGCCGCTCACTCTCTGGCATTCTCTTGTATTGCCCTTCAACCAAGTCCAGTACAGCCTTACGTCGATGGGCGAGAAAATGAAGATATCCATGAGCTAAGGACCAACGCCGCCGTTCTTCCGGGTGGTTGGCATTAATTGCCATGCATCCCCCGAGTTGTTCGTTGTAACTGTAAAGCTCTGAATATTTTCCTGGCATCTTGAGGTAAAAGATCCGAAGTCCTACACTCTGTTCCAAAATGTCCCGAAGCATCGGAATTGGGCCATCTCCAAGGCCGAGTCGTTGACGTTCTTCAACTGCGATCGCCTCCGCCGTGCGCTCAATCGGCATCCCGCTCACCTCATAGTCCCGAGGATAGTTCCGTGGGAGTGGTGAGTGCATAATTTCTTCAAGTTCTAGATAATACTGACACAACTCTTCTAACCGCCGAATGACGGGTTCAATTTGCTCGCGTTCCACTTCGTGACCCCGATAGGCAGCGCGAAACTGCACCTCGAAGGGTTCAATGACCGGACGCGGACGCACAAAATCACTCACGGATCTTCCATAAGCCCGAGCCAGCTTGATGAGTTCCGTAGCCTTCAGACGGCGCTCTCCTTTCTCGATCGCCACCATCGTAGTGCGTGCCGCCTCAATCACTTTGGCTGCATCAGCTTGGGTCATCCCGCACTGAGTCCTTGCCTGTTGCAGCATCTCCCCCAACCCCCGCATATCAATATTGTCAAGGACGTTGTTAGTCATGGCGTTGTCTCTCCACTTTGTAGAGTGACTTTTTGTGTGATATCTGTTGTTTGTTGTCTGTATCCAAGAGATCCCCTGCAACCAAGGATTCTACAATATCCCATTCAGAAACGTAAGTCCAGTAGAGCCGAATCAGACGGCTTTGCATATCAACAGGACATAGACCTTCTACCTCAGAAGCAAGATCCACAATATCATCTAATTCTGGGAATTTTCGCGTCAGGGCTTCCCACCGAATATCGATTTGATTAGAGGTACTGAGCAAGCCGTGGAAGGTACGGACCTGGGCGAGCATATTACGCAAAATCAAGGTAGGGTCTTTTGATGGGCGGTCTCCATGAGGCACTACATAGCGAGTCTTGTCGTCTATCTTTGACGCAGCAAGCGCCTGTTTCCTTAAAATGCAAGAGGAACAGTATCCACACTCAATGGGTTGCTTTGACTTACGGTGTAGGCTATCACATGATATGGTTAGGGACGCTAAGTCATTTTTCCCATCTTCAGCTAATGCTTGACACATTTCAGCTTTAGTCGAGAAAAGAAATGGGTTCTGTACCTGAAACTTTTCTCCGAAAAGCTCTGAAACAACATCACTGACCATCAAAAGTGTCAAAGGGTGAACAGAGCGGGAGTGATCCAGTCCCACAGCAGATGCACGGTAAGGAAGGTTGATTGCACCGATTCCATTTTCATACACAGACAAAATCCGACCACCCATGAGATATGCAAAGGCGGCACCCAGCAGGGTAAATACTACCCCTCGCCCACGGGTAATCTTATTTTTGGGCATTTCCTGGATATCGTTCAAGCGGATGGGGGCGAGGACTAGATGGCAACGGTTTGGAAAGATAGATTGGACCTTTTTCGCGACTTGTTCCTGACGACCATAGATAATATCGTTGCTGCCACTCCCGAACAACACAAACGGCTTTTCTGGATACATCCTCATACGAGTGTACAAACCTGCAAGAGCATCAAGACCACCACTCCATAATGCTACTTCGGATCCTTGAGGAACCATTGGCAAAATCTGTTGGCGCTCAACTATTCGTCCTGAGACAGTTCGTTTTTGGAATTCAAATGCCCATTCGCTATCTGTGGCCCATTTTAGCAAGCCTTCTAGCTTTGTCCGAAATGGTTCGGAACTCAGTAATTCTGGATGACGCACTGGCAGCACAATATGAAGGTGGCGAGGCTTCTCGCTAAGATTCTGCGGTGCAAGACGGTCTGAAGCATGAATGGCAACAGCGAGGTCAACGAGATCGGCAACAATGGCTGGAAACTCTGCCTGAACCCGGTACTGAAATGCCTGATCATCAATATTGATGCCAACCGTTAGCTCCTTGCCAATAGAGCGATTGAAAAACTGCACCGACCCATTACAGTTTAAGATAGGTCCAAAACGCAAAGTGTACTCGCGGCGATCGCACTGATTTGGTTTTTTAATACTCGAAGATGCCTGATTCATAGCAAGTTCTCTTCCAGATCGATTTCTTCAATTTTCTGGCGCGGCGGTCGCCTCAGCTTGGCAACATCATAAGGATTAACTTGGGTCTGCTTAGCCCATTTACCGAAGGCAGGAAGTAGCTCGGGTTCGAGTGCCTTGACTCTTTTCATAAGAGTTGCGGTATCAATGCCAGCATAGTGATCAGGGGTCAGTGGAATGCGCTCTTCAAAATAGAACCTGTAGACTTCCTGAAAATACCGATCTAGAACAACTTCTTCCAAAGAGCAGGTATCCATTCTCCGACCATAACGGAAATCATGGAGGATCCCTTTACTGGCGCGAAGGACAAGCTGCTTCTCGTAATACGGGCATGAAGTTTGTCCTGCTGCTAGCCGATCTAACTCTTTGCTAACAGCAGCAGCCCAACTCCTAGTAAAGCTATGCGGATTGCAGTTTTCAATAGCTGCTTTCAGCCTCTCCCCCATCTGTTGGGCAAGTAATATAGGCGCGGCACCTTTTTTTTTGATATCCCTTATCATTGCGCCCATTACGACCCAGGCACACTCATCTGGGCTATCTTTCCCTTCACACAGAGCTTTGTAAGGCCTTTGGTAACGCCATGAAAGCTTGTCGTGAACAATATCTCCATCGGTCATGGTCCCACCTCCAACGCTTGGAGTTGATTTCTACCATCAAGTTAGCGCATAATTCTGACAATGACAACTTTTAACACAATTTTTGGGGATAAATGTCAGGTTTTGAAGTTGCAGGTCAGGCGAGTAGAGTCCCAAGACGAAAGGATAACTATTTAATTGAGGGGACAGGAATGAGCGCATAAGAATGAGGGGACAAGAAACCGGATGGCCTCACCTCCCCTCATTGCTGCTGCTGTGGCATAAATTTTTAAAAGTAAGCCGGTTGTCCTCTTTACTGAGGCCCTAGACAACACCTGTTTTGCTTTCCTACATCACAACAGCAGGACAAGGCAGTGCCTTGTCCCAACGGGTAAATTTAGCTAGGGGACAAGAAACCGGATGGCCTCACCTCCCCTCATTGCTGCTGCTGTGGCATAAATTTTTAAAAGTAAGCCGGTTGTCCTCTTTACTGAGGCCCTAGACAACACCTGTTTTGCTTTCCTACATCACAACAGCAGGACAAGGCAGTGCCTTGTCCCAACGGGTAAATTTAGCTAACGGCTTGCCGATCGCGCTCCAACCGGGCAAACAACCCGCGCCAGTCCACTGCCGGACTTCCTGCTGAGTCAGTTTTCACCTCAAAGGTCATGTTACAGGCTTCCGAGAGTTCTAACGCCTGCACGCACAACTCCGCGATATCCTCTCGACTCACTTTCCCCTTGATATTATCCCCTTGCTCAAACATTAATCCCTCACCC is a genomic window containing:
- a CDS encoding ImmA/IrrE family metallo-endopeptidase produces the protein MTNNVLDNIDMRGLGEMLQQARTQCGMTQADAAKVIEAARTTMVAIEKGERRLKATELIKLARAYGRSVSDFVRPRPVIEPFEVQFRAAYRGHEVEREQIEPVIRRLEELCQYYLELEEIMHSPLPRNYPRDYEVSGMPIERTAEAIAVEERQRLGLGDGPIPMLRDILEQSVGLRIFYLKMPGKYSELYSYNEQLGGCMAINANHPEERRRWSLAHGYLHFLAHRRKAVLDLVEGQYKRMPESERLAEAFPKYFLMPTSGLLKRFNDMCRVNENEKFTPANLFTLAHYYGVSVEALAYRLEEMELLRSGTWERLRDRGLKVRKVQQELGLEQIPQRSDMAPIHYQHLAIEALDQGLITEGRFAEFLDVDRLEARRISELLRNYSSGMVDESTHVDLRPLQD
- a CDS encoding 7-cyano-7-deazaguanine synthase, with the translated sequence MNQASSSIKKPNQCDRREYTLRFGPILNCNGSVQFFNRSIGKELTVGINIDDQAFQYRVQAEFPAIVADLVDLAVAIHASDRLAPQNLSEKPRHLHIVLPVRHPELLSSEPFRTKLEGLLKWATDSEWAFEFQKRTVSGRIVERQQILPMVPQGSEVALWSGGLDALAGLYTRMRMYPEKPFVLFGSGSNDIIYGRQEQVAKKVQSIFPNRCHLVLAPIRLNDIQEMPKNKITRGRGVVFTLLGAAFAYLMGGRILSVYENGIGAINLPYRASAVGLDHSRSVHPLTLLMVSDVVSELFGEKFQVQNPFLFSTKAEMCQALAEDGKNDLASLTISCDSLHRKSKQPIECGYCSSCILRKQALAASKIDDKTRYVVPHGDRPSKDPTLILRNMLAQVRTFHGLLSTSNQIDIRWEALTRKFPELDDIVDLASEVEGLCPVDMQSRLIRLYWTYVSEWDIVESLVAGDLLDTDNKQQISHKKSLYKVERQRHD